A region of Necator americanus strain Aroian chromosome I, whole genome shotgun sequence DNA encodes the following proteins:
- a CDS encoding hypothetical protein (NECATOR_CHRI.G2604.T1), whose protein sequence is MVNKSTFTTHVKDVILQSNPLLEAFGNSATVRNWNSSRFGKYVQISFGRGGEPIGGKVTNFLLEKSRVVQQNRGDRNFHIFYQLCAGAGKNIRSTLGIGALDYYNYLNHSGVYKAADTDDAKEFQSTLHAMNVVGINDETQLEILKLVSAVLHIGNISFMEENNFAAVDNVDMLQFPAFLLGLPPEAIQQKLTARKMESRWGNKTETIDVTLNVEQANYTRDAWTKAIHARVFDYLVDSVNRAIQVADGVDTGLSIGILDIYGFEIFDHNGFEQFCINFVNEKLQQIFIELTLKAEQEEYVREQIRWQEIDYFNNKVVCDLIEAKRPPGIMCILDDVCAQNHGQSEGVDAQLLSHLNKTFSQHPHYQPGAQCFLVKHYAGDVVYDVDGFCDRNRDVLYPDLILLMQQSSNAFLRSLFPENANATTGKRPTTASTKIRNQANALVESLMKCTPHYVRCIKPNETKKPGDWDDQRVRHQVEYLGLRENIRVRRAGFAYRRSFEKFLWRYAILTQETWPSYRGDPRQGCQIICRSVNMDPDQFQMGTSKIFIKNPESLFLLEEVREKKYDGFARKIQKAWRQFNARKHHTKQKEQASDLFFGKKERRRYSLNRNFVGDYIGLEYHPVLQSLVGKRERVDFAHTVTKYDRRFKPSKLDLLLTAKHLTLIGREKSKEKVNKGQLVEVIKRQIDIAHILSVGLSPYQDDFLVINVRENYSSLLETPFKTELITALSKHFKERTRGGILQLEFLQTHTITLKKTRFGGGTRQITFHLAGVGQRAELKPNGKVLHVTIGQGLPNTTRPAMARPTTGYQRRVDKLRTSTRKTPHRPAPPLHGGQELSNNHGMTNELPTSIVDRRPSGQSGVSQISTGEKSSSNSSWNQSTTTSVSSANNPTRYGGVPTALVQGRAEPRAADVRPAPRPNKPKPPAKPRLYPIVKALYDYDAQDTDELSFSAGDEIELMQKHDSGWWQGKLGDKIALFPANYVQE, encoded by the exons ATGGTCAACAAAAGTACATTCACTACA CACGTCAAAGACGTCATTCTACAATCGAATCCCCTTCTGGAGGCGTTTGGGAATAGTGCCACTGTGCGGAACTGGAATTCGTCTCGATTTGGGAAATACGTGCAGATCAGTTTCGGCCGAGGAGGCGAGCCGATTGGAGGCAAA GTGACTAATTTCCTCCTGGAGAAGTCAAGAGTCGTACAACAGAACCGCGGTGATCGtaatttccacattttctatCAACTATGCGCAGGAGCTGGGAAGAATATACGAT caaCTCTTGGAATTGGAGCACTAGATTACTATAACTACCTGAACCACAGCGGCGTCTACAAAGCTGCAGATACGGACGACGCTAAGGAATTCCAGAGTACACTT CATGCGATGAACGTGGTGGGAATCAACGACGAAACACAGCTTGAAATCCTGAAACTCGTTTCTGCCGTTCTCCATAtcggaaatatttcttttatggAAGAGAACAACTTTGCTGCCGTCGACAATGTAGACA TGTTGCAATTCCCTGCTTTCTTGCTTGGACTTCCGCCAGAGGCCATTCAACAGAAGCTCACAGCGCGTAAGATGGAAAGCAG GTGGGGCAATAAAACTGAGACGATCGATGTGACATTGAATGTTGAGCAGGCGAACTACACAAGGGATGCGTGGACAAAAGCGATTCACGCTCGAGTGTTCGACTATCTAG TGGATTCGGTGAATAGAGCGATACAAGTCGCCGATGGTGTCGATACGGGTCTTTCGATCGGGATTCTTGACATTTACGGGTTCGAGATATTCGATCACAATGGGTTTGAGCAGTTCTG CATAAACTTCGTCAATGAGAAACTACAGCAGATTTTCATTGAGTTGACACTAAAAGCGGAACAGGAAGAATACGTCCGTGAGCAGATTCGATGGCAAGAGATCGATTACTTCAACAACAAAGTCGTCTGCGATTTAATCGAAGCGAAACGGCCTCCAG GAATAATGTGCATTTTGGACGACGTTTGCGCGCAGAATCATGGACAGTCCGAAGGAGTAGATGCCCAGTTGCTGAGCCATCTGAACAAGACCTTCTCGCAACATCCGCACTATCAGCCTGGTGCTCAGTGTTTTCTTGTGAAACACTATGCTGGCGAT GTGGTCTATGATGTTGATGGTTTTTGCGACCGTAATCGTGATGTGCTTTATCCAGATCTCATCCTTCTAATGCAGCAAAGCTCTAA CGCATTTCTCCGCTCACTTTTTCCGGAGAACGCAAATGCCACAACTGGAAAACGGCCGACGACAGCATCCACGAAAATTCGA AATCAAGCGAATGCTCTTGTTGAGTCTCTTATGAAATGTACACCGCACTACGTTCGATGTATCAAACCAAATGAGACGAAAAAACCCGGAGATTGGGACGACCAGAG GGTTCGACATCAAGTGGAATATCTTGGATTACGGGAGAACATACGTGTCAGACGTGCAGGGTTCGCATACCGTCGATcgtttgagaaatttctgtgGAGGTACGCGATACTCACACAGGAGACCTGGCCTAGCTACAGAGGAGACCCACGGCAGGGTTGTCAG ATCATTTGTCGAAGCGTGAACATGGATCCGGACCAATTTCAGATGGGGACAAGCaagattttcattaaaaatccaGAGTCG TTGTTCTTATTGGAAGAGGTCCGCGAGAAGAAGTACGATGGATTTGCGCGAAAGATCCAGAAGGCCTGGCGACAATTTAACGCTAGGAAGCATCATACTAAGCAGAAA GAACAAGCTTCAGATTTATTCTTCGGCAAAAAAGAACGACGACGATATTCGTTGAACCGGAACTTTGTTGGCGACTATATCGGTCTAGAATACCATCCAGTTTTACAA AGTCTTGTTGGGAAACGGGAGCGCGTGGATTTTGCTCATACGGTAACCAAATACGACCGGCGATTTAAG CCGTCTAAACTCGATCTCCTTCTAACAGCCAAACACCTCACTCTGATTGGCcgagaaaaatccaaagagaAGGTCAACAAGGGCCAATTGGTCGAAGTGATCAAAAG GCAAATTGACATCGCCCATATTCTTTCCGTGGGGCTATCTCCCTATCAAGATGACTTCCTTGTGATAAACGTTCGCGAGAACTATAGCTCCCTGCTGGAGACTCCTTTCAAAACCGAACTGATCACAGCACTAAG CAAACACTTCAAAGAACGAACCCGTGGTGGGATCCTACAGCTGGAGTTCCTCCAAACGCACACGATAACACTGAAGAAAACAAGGTTTGGAGGCGGTACACGACAAATCACCTTCCACCTAGCCGGCGTCGGCCAACGAGCTGAGCTTAAACCGAACGGAAAAGTGCTTCATGTCACTATTGGACAAGGTCTTCCAAACACTACAC GACCAGCAATGGCCCGTCCTACAACGGGCTATCAGCGAAGAGTGGATAAACTGAGGACTTCAACGCGGAAAACGCCTCATCGACCTGCCCCTCCTCTGCATGGTGGACAGGAGTTGAGCAACAACCACGGAATGACAAACGAG CTTCCCACATCGATCGTGGACAGACGACCTTCAGGTCAAAGCGGTGTCAGTCAGATCTCAACCGGTGAGAAATCGTCGTCGAATTCGTCCTGGAATCAGTCCACGACAACAAGCGTCAGTTCAGCAA ATAATCCCACCCGGTATGGCGGAGTACCAACAGCTTTAGTTCAAGGTCGTGCTGAACCACGAGCA GCTGACGTTCGACCCGCTCCTCGACCTAATAAGCCTAAACCACCGGCTAAACCACGGCTGTACCCCATTGTCAAAGCTTTATACGATTACGATGCGCAGGATACGGATGAACTATCTTTCTCAGCCGGTGACGAGATTGAACTAATGCAGAAAC ATGATTCCGGTTGGTGGCAAGGAAAACTAGGAGACAAGATTGCGCTCTTCCCTGCTAACTATGTACAGGAGTGA